One window of Sphingomonas sp. KC8 genomic DNA carries:
- a CDS encoding thermonuclease family protein, with translation MRHTTGLMLAVLAMSAAGSPARPQTFDAQARALDGDTVAVDFRLLGVDAFERRQLCQKVAGCWQCGKSAQDFAAIALRSKKATIQLTPSSSYGRPVAIVTVDGQDLGERMIRAGLAVPETQYLRGDSAQAARYQSAFTQAKARRAGAFAGTWLEPSRWRHGERLRCER, from the coding sequence ATGCGGCACACGACCGGCCTCATGCTTGCAGTGCTTGCAATGTCCGCCGCGGGCTCGCCGGCGAGGCCGCAAACTTTCGATGCGCAGGCTCGAGCCCTCGACGGCGATACGGTCGCGGTCGATTTCAGGCTGCTTGGGGTTGATGCGTTCGAGCGCCGGCAGCTCTGTCAGAAGGTCGCCGGCTGCTGGCAATGCGGCAAGTCCGCACAGGATTTCGCGGCAATTGCGCTCCGCTCGAAGAAAGCAACGATCCAGCTGACGCCCTCATCCAGCTACGGCCGCCCAGTCGCGATCGTGACCGTCGATGGACAGGATCTTGGCGAGCGGATGATCCGTGCCGGCCTCGCCGTGCCCGAGACCCAATATCTGCGCGGCGATTCGGCCCAGGCGGCGCGATATCAGTCGGCATTCACCCAGGCGAAAGCCCGCAGGGCAGGCGCCTTTGCCGGGACGTGGCTCGAACCGTCCCGTTGGCGGCATGGCGAAAGGCTGCGCTGCGAGCGCTGA
- a CDS encoding deazapurine DNA modification protein DpdA family protein translates to MSIEIIVGLPHLGEGPILARTRSLRQAALISANCLSRWSEKRGWREWIGWRLRDLANADGLAALCLDSAGFVATARYGGFPWSLRDYVALAAAYPFRWWASADYCVEAEIARDRDEVIDRISRTIRANRDCRRLAEDHGIGATLMPVIQGRLPEDYGRCVDALWMAMKPGALIGVGSMCRRPVHGPEGLIAVIDHLDQILPVGVRLHVFGAKGEVLPFLLPFSHRVASIDSQAYGISARQSARKAGVSKTDRFVAQHLEDWVGAQHNRLSRRPRRLPSIGHLSIDVTPSDPWEAAIAQARAEIRALIESGDLDHDELTFPWIEQWAADIYRDGFAG, encoded by the coding sequence ATGTCGATCGAGATCATCGTCGGACTTCCGCATCTCGGTGAGGGCCCAATCCTTGCGCGGACACGGTCGTTGCGCCAAGCCGCGCTCATTTCCGCAAACTGCCTCTCGCGCTGGTCCGAGAAACGGGGCTGGCGGGAATGGATCGGATGGCGGCTGCGCGACCTCGCCAACGCTGATGGTCTCGCGGCACTCTGTCTCGATTCCGCCGGCTTCGTCGCCACCGCCCGCTATGGCGGGTTTCCCTGGTCGCTTCGCGACTATGTCGCGCTGGCCGCGGCCTACCCGTTCCGCTGGTGGGCCAGCGCCGATTATTGCGTGGAGGCCGAGATCGCACGCGATCGCGATGAAGTCATCGACCGCATTTCGCGGACCATCCGTGCCAATCGCGATTGTCGCAGACTCGCCGAAGATCATGGTATCGGCGCGACCTTGATGCCTGTCATCCAAGGCCGTCTGCCCGAGGACTATGGGCGTTGTGTCGACGCTCTATGGATGGCGATGAAACCCGGCGCCCTTATCGGGGTCGGCAGCATGTGCCGCCGGCCCGTTCACGGACCCGAAGGGTTGATCGCCGTTATCGATCATCTCGACCAGATCCTGCCGGTGGGCGTGCGTCTTCATGTCTTCGGCGCCAAGGGCGAGGTTCTGCCCTTCCTTCTCCCGTTCAGCCACAGGGTCGCTTCGATCGACAGCCAAGCTTACGGCATCAGCGCCCGCCAGTCGGCACGCAAGGCCGGAGTCTCGAAGACCGACCGCTTTGTCGCCCAACACCTGGAAGACTGGGTCGGCGCCCAGCACAACCGGCTCTCACGGCGGCCGCGACGCCTTCCGTCGATCGGGCATCTGTCGATCGACGTGACGCCGAGCGATCCGTGGGAAGCGGCGATTGCCCAAGCCCGCGCAGAAATCCGCGCCCTGATCGAGTCCGGCGATCTCGACCATGATGAGCTGACCTTCCCGTGGATCGAGCAATGGGCGGCCGACATCTACCGGGACGGCTTCGCCGGCTGA
- a CDS encoding DUF3768 domain-containing protein: MTDQTTRIAELNDLCRLGLDRTARTVITATCLAALTEAEGREAEVLAQAEVLGAVRRYAFAPQDGPERARGELILRGRTVRFTINYYDRALEWGSENPADPSVTTRVMTIMLPGDD; this comes from the coding sequence ATGACCGACCAGACGACCCGCATCGCCGAGCTCAACGATCTTTGTCGGCTCGGCCTTGACCGCACGGCGAGGACCGTCATCACCGCCACCTGTCTCGCGGCACTGACCGAGGCCGAAGGGCGCGAAGCAGAGGTCCTCGCCCAGGCCGAGGTGCTTGGGGCCGTTCGCCGCTACGCTTTCGCGCCTCAGGACGGCCCCGAGCGCGCGCGCGGCGAGCTGATCCTTCGAGGCCGAACCGTCCGCTTCACGATCAACTATTACGATCGGGCGCTCGAATGGGGGTCCGAAAACCCGGCCGACCCCAGCGTCACCACACGGGTCATGACGATCATGCTTCCCGGCGACGACTAG
- a CDS encoding RES family NAD+ phosphorylase — translation MRISLKIPNPATMKVGKEDYHLLKAGTELHRVHLDEFGSAEFNGTNKGNARFSPIRDAGGAIIPTIYAAQSFECAACEIILRCPDSPQRNRTKVAPPEIVYPHDYRLHAHSHVRTKHDLNLVSITTTGQRKIGVNGNALLAGPRSTYPVTRGWAEKIHAACPSAQGLYYTSYQYGPEFAVLLFGDRVPDNILDGLSKRDIADPVCHDEIQKLAASLSIDYEDV, via the coding sequence ATGAGGATCAGCCTGAAAATCCCCAACCCAGCCACGATGAAGGTTGGGAAGGAGGACTATCATCTCTTGAAGGCCGGGACCGAATTGCATCGCGTTCATCTCGATGAATTCGGCTCGGCCGAGTTCAACGGCACGAACAAGGGGAATGCGCGCTTCTCGCCGATCCGCGATGCTGGCGGCGCCATCATCCCGACCATCTATGCGGCGCAATCGTTCGAATGTGCTGCATGTGAGATCATCCTGCGCTGCCCTGACAGCCCGCAGCGCAATCGCACGAAGGTCGCGCCCCCCGAGATCGTCTATCCCCATGACTATCGGCTACACGCCCACAGTCATGTGCGCACGAAGCATGACCTCAACCTGGTCAGCATCACGACGACGGGTCAACGCAAGATCGGCGTAAATGGCAACGCCCTCCTGGCTGGTCCAAGGAGCACTTATCCGGTCACGCGGGGCTGGGCGGAAAAGATTCACGCCGCCTGTCCGTCCGCCCAAGGGCTCTATTACACGTCCTACCAATATGGTCCCGAGTTCGCGGTGCTCCTGTTCGGCGATCGTGTGCCGGACAATATCCTGGATGGCTTGAGCAAGCGCGATATCGCCGATCCCGTCTGCCATGACGAGATCCAGAAGCTCGCGGCCAGTCTCTCGATCGACTACGAAGACGTCTGA
- a CDS encoding DUF7673 family protein, which translates to MTTVATDYDSARAALTRLIPIAMSDTGQSKRVADFLMAWWNGPDLGHFQIADIFGLDVAIANDITTVIGFLGQNDRGAVYIDSLGFAEEMQDIIALWRSPASRPGT; encoded by the coding sequence ATGACGACCGTTGCGACCGACTATGATTCAGCGCGGGCCGCGCTGACCCGGCTTATCCCGATCGCGATGAGCGACACCGGGCAGTCGAAGCGCGTCGCCGATTTTCTGATGGCCTGGTGGAATGGACCCGACCTCGGCCACTTCCAGATAGCCGATATCTTTGGGCTCGACGTCGCGATCGCCAACGACATCACGACCGTCATCGGCTTCCTGGGCCAGAACGATCGCGGTGCGGTCTATATCGATAGCCTCGGATTTGCCGAGGAGATGCAGGACATCATCGCCTTGTGGCGCTCGCCGGCATCGCGGCCAGGGACCTGA
- a CDS encoding DUF736 domain-containing protein, which produces MNIGTITQNASGTYTGKISTLTLAIVIALRTVQSANPRAPKFEILALSAARQWVQVGSLFELSSNSTGESFLNGKIEDPSLDKPLYISAFRQEDGSYNVVWSRPTRRRDAPTDTVAADDGLPPLPGAGETAPPASGDGLGESSAEGAFGGEAPAGGGRRRGRTPEMAD; this is translated from the coding sequence ATGAACATCGGCACCATCACGCAGAACGCCAGCGGCACCTACACTGGCAAGATTTCGACCCTCACTCTCGCCATCGTGATCGCGCTGCGCACCGTCCAGTCCGCCAATCCGCGCGCTCCCAAATTCGAGATTCTCGCGCTCTCGGCCGCCCGTCAGTGGGTCCAGGTCGGATCGCTGTTCGAACTGTCGTCCAACTCGACCGGCGAGAGCTTCCTCAACGGCAAGATCGAGGATCCCAGCCTCGACAAGCCGCTCTACATCTCGGCCTTCCGCCAGGAGGACGGCTCGTACAACGTCGTCTGGTCCCGTCCCACCCGCCGGCGCGACGCGCCCACCGACACGGTTGCCGCCGACGACGGTCTGCCGCCGCTGCCGGGTGCCGGCGAAACCGCTCCGCCCGCCTCCGGTGACGGTCTGGGCGAGTCCTCGGCCGAAGGCGCTTTCGGCGGCGAGGCACCGGCTGGCGGCGGTCGTCGCCGTGGTCGCACGCCTGAAATGGCTGACTGA
- a CDS encoding phospholipase D family protein has protein sequence MQIALLDAKKIARRLTALIEKHERISIAVAWGDLTDVAESLLAAKAKFESVLLGADFSATDPDLIDRLVDVPGAFVAKNRPGCFHPKIFYFQSGAKAEAIVGSANFTKGGLGPNHEASVHVKGPADDAFFEQVRDQLAGYAPLHLPITRKLADSYRLQAEAARKAPRPKNPVLPAEAKDWARITSPLAIMSWRDFVKLARKDTHHDFKKRMKLVREIQQMFAKSASFADLSVSEWKGIAGVLGGIEAEAAGLDDFDWGWFGSMGGAGTFAERIGQQNAALAAALDSIPKRGAVTQTQFSDYVQAFTDAFSGSSRTARLGPATRLLAMKRPDVFVCVNGGNKPGLAVALDFRPTMLTLDNYWDWVIEPIRQAPWYNAARPTGRDMELWDARVAMLDAIYYAPTT, from the coding sequence ATGCAAATCGCATTATTGGACGCAAAGAAGATCGCGCGCCGTCTGACCGCGCTCATCGAAAAGCATGAACGGATCTCCATTGCCGTCGCGTGGGGCGACCTGACCGATGTCGCCGAGAGCCTGCTCGCCGCCAAGGCCAAGTTCGAGTCCGTCCTTCTTGGCGCCGACTTCTCGGCCACCGATCCCGATTTGATCGACCGCCTTGTCGATGTTCCGGGCGCCTTCGTCGCCAAGAACCGGCCAGGCTGCTTCCATCCGAAGATCTTCTACTTTCAATCCGGCGCCAAGGCCGAGGCGATCGTCGGCAGCGCCAATTTCACCAAAGGAGGTCTCGGACCGAACCATGAGGCCAGCGTCCATGTGAAGGGCCCGGCCGACGATGCCTTCTTCGAACAGGTGCGTGACCAGCTCGCGGGCTATGCGCCGCTTCATCTGCCGATCACCCGCAAGCTCGCGGATAGCTATCGCCTTCAGGCCGAGGCCGCGCGCAAAGCGCCGAGGCCGAAGAACCCGGTCCTGCCCGCCGAGGCCAAGGACTGGGCACGTATCACCTCGCCGCTCGCGATCATGTCCTGGCGGGACTTCGTCAAGCTCGCCCGCAAGGACACGCACCACGACTTCAAAAAACGCATGAAGCTCGTTCGCGAGATCCAGCAGATGTTCGCCAAGAGTGCGTCCTTCGCCGATCTTTCCGTCTCCGAATGGAAGGGGATCGCCGGCGTACTTGGCGGGATCGAAGCCGAGGCCGCCGGTCTCGACGACTTCGATTGGGGCTGGTTCGGATCCATGGGCGGCGCCGGCACGTTCGCCGAGCGGATCGGCCAGCAGAACGCGGCCCTCGCCGCGGCGCTGGATTCGATCCCCAAGCGCGGAGCCGTCACGCAAACCCAGTTCAGCGACTATGTCCAGGCGTTCACCGACGCCTTTTCCGGCTCGTCCCGGACCGCCCGGCTCGGGCCCGCGACCCGTCTGCTTGCCATGAAACGCCCGGACGTCTTCGTTTGCGTCAACGGCGGCAACAAGCCCGGCCTGGCCGTGGCGCTCGATTTTCGTCCCACGATGCTGACGCTCGACAATTATTGGGACTGGGTGATCGAGCCGATCCGCCAAGCGCCCTGGTACAATGCCGCCCGGCCCACGGGCCGCGACATGGAGCTGTGGGACGCGCGCGTCGCCATGCTCGATGCAATCTACTACGCTCCCACCACATAA